AGTATGTCTCTTATCCCGAAACAGGTAAAATTCCGCTTATTGGCGATCTGTCCAGTGATATCCTGTGTCGTCCGGTAGATGTCTCTAAATTCGCTTTCATCTATGCCGGGGCACAAAAGAATCTGGGTCCATCCGGTGTTACCGTAGTGATTCTCCGAAAGGATCTGCTGGAAGAAGCGAATTCCTCTATACCGGTTATGTTCCGCTATGAAACGCATGCCAAGAATAATTCGCTATACAATACTCCGCCGGTTTATTCGGTTTATATAATGAACCTGGTTCTCAAATGGGTCAAATCCAAGGGAGGACTTGTTGAAATGGAAGTCTTTAACCGGGAGAAAACAGGGCTTATTTACGATGTAATCGACCGCAGTGGCGGGTTCTATAAAGGCTGTGTGGACAAGGGGAGCCGATCCATTATGAATTTGACGTTTCGCCTCCAGAATGAAGAACTGGAGAAACAATTCATCAAGGAATCCCAACAGCAGGGTTTTGTTGGCTTGAAGGGTCACCGTAGTGTCGGAGGACTGCGTGCGTCGACATATAATGCGGTACCCTATGAATCCTGCAAGGCGTTGGCTGAATTTATGCAGGAATTTCAGCGTCGGAACGGATAAAACAATCCCGCTTGCTATCCTCTCTATTAACTTCTTTATCGATGTATTCAATCGCCTGGATAGAATTTGCCTTTCCCTTTCCGAAGAGGGTGGAGGCTTTTTCCTGGTTATTCTGCATTGCGTTCCCGGGTGATGTGTACTACGATAAAGAGTAGAGGTGATGAGGCATCTATGGCTTTTCATATTGTACTCGTTGAGCCGGAAATTCCGGCTAATACGGGAAATATATCGCGGACTTGTGCAGCTACCGGAACTTATCTGCATCTCGTGCGGCCGCTGGGATTCAAGACCGATGATAAAACGCTTAAAAGAGCAGGTCTTGATTATTGGCCTTCTGTAAAGCTCGAGTACCACGATTCCTTTGAAGAAGTGGAACAAAAATATGCAGGACACAGGTTTTTCCTGGCTACGACCAAGGCTTCCAGGACCTATACTGATTTCGTTTTCCGGGACGGGGATTTTTTTGTGTTCGGGAAGGAAACGAAAGGATTGTCTCCAAATATTCTGGGGCAATATCCGGACACGAAGATGCGCCTACCGATGTCAAATGCTGTCCGGTCTCTAAATTTATCGAATTCGGCGGCTATTGTGCTTTATGAGGGGCTCCGGCAGATTGATTTTCCCGGACTTACTTAATCTGTAAGATTTTTTTGTTTTTGGGTTAATTTACATGTATTAACAGATGTTAGATGGCATGAAACCGTGAAAGTTAGCGAAAATACACATTTCTGTAACGCAAATAAACAATTTTGACGAATACAGAAGGATTTCCTGTAAAGATGGCGAATAACTAACATCAGATGAAGTATCCGTAGTGATTCCAGAAAGAGAGGATGTTCGTAATGATGAAACCAGCGGGTGTCGTTCGAAAAGTAGATCAATTGGGACGCATCGTTCTTCCTAAATCTCTCCGCAAAAGATATCAGATGAATGAAGGAGATCCGGTAGAAATTTTAGTTCAGGGTGACCATATTATTCTGGAAAGATATCGTCCGAAATGTGTATTTTGTGGGGAAATGGATCAGGTAAGCGAGTTCAAAGAGCGTCACATTTGTGCTAGCTGCCTAAGTGAAATGAATGCACTGAAAGAAAGAATGTAATAGAATACGATCAGCGGTACAGAATAATGCGTATAGCGGTTGTCCAGCAAAAAAGCATCGTTTTCCATAAGGAGAACGATGCTTTTTTGCTTGGATCCCTTTAAGAGGAAGCACTGAAGTCTCATAGAAAATGCTTTTTCTTCCTTTACTTAAAGACCCTTGGTTTTATCATCATTATAAGCTGCCGTTAAAATAGCGGTCAAAAACATAGCCATGACGATCATAACAATCCAAAAAGCAGATGACATATCAGGCACCTCCATGATGGCTTACAAGGCAAAATTGTCAATTACTTGTATTATACCTGTTTGTAACAAAAAAGAAAACGAATATAATGTGAAATTTTGGGAGATAACAATATTCTTTCTTTTCTTTACCAATCGTATAAAATGGTGCCCGTTTCTGAAAGGTCATATCCCCCTAAAGCCCTTAATTCATCTTTAAAAGATTGGGAAGACAGCACTTCCTGGACAGATGCCAGAAGGTGTTCGGTTTGGGGAGTTTTCGGGATAACCAGGTCATACTGTTCTGAAATCAGCGGAATAAAATCAACCGGAATTAAAGAAGCAATTCTTTCAATACCTATGCCTACATCCGCTTTATCTATGGAAACGGAAGTCGCAACACCGATATGATTGGTCATTTCCTGATCGTACCCTGTTACTCCGGAAGGATAGATACGCTGGAGGCGCAGCTGCTCATCAAGCAAAACCCTTGCTCCCGAGCCCCTCTCCCTGTTCATGATCCGGATATCTTTACGTTTTAAATCTTCCCAGGTATGGATTTGTAAAGGATTTCCCTTTTGCACATAGAAACCGGCGTTCCGGCGGAGAAGATGAATGACCTGAAAGGAGTGTCCTGTCAAGATTCGTTTGGCATAAGGGAGATTATATTCTCCGGTATCCCCGTCAAATAAATGTAAACTGACAATGCCCGCCTTGCCGTAAAACAATTCCATCAAACTGGTTAAGCTTCCATTATAAGCTCGAAGAAAAGATAGGTTACTTCGGCTTTCGAGCTGTTTTGCCAATAAGTCCAGGCTCATATCCTGTCCGCTAATAATAATGGGGGCCATCCCTTTTTGGGAAGTCCCGGCAGGCTGGAGAGCATCCCCGGAGGATATTCCTGTTCTGCCTTTGGGCAAGCCGGTTTTTGTACTTTGTATATAACGGTTCAAATCTTCCGCATCAACCCGGACTTGCCTTCCTACCCGGTAAGACGGGAGCTTTCCTTTTTTCATCAGGTCATATACGGTAAGCTTGGACACTTTCAGACGTTTTGCTACTTCTTCCGTTGTATAGGATACGGGTTCCGTCATGAAGCTGCCTCCTTCTTGAGATGATTGCCGGTCTGTTTCCCTTTCTTTTATTGTACCCCGTTTTACCCTTGAAAAAGAAGCTTTTCTTATGGAAGATTCAGTTTTCAGAATGTTTACTATTCTTGAAATTCTATCTTCTCCTTAATTTTTAAATATAATTAGTTATATCTTATTATAATCTGTTATAATTGATTATATGATCTAGTGAAATTGAATAGAAATATAGCAAAAGGACGGGATTTTTTCATGAAAAAGAAGTGCATTACTTTCATTTTGGCCCTAGTACTTGGAGTTTTATCGATTCTGGCAGGAGCCTGTTCCAAGTCAGGAGAGACTGATAATTCATCTGCTCCTGCATCTGACCGGCCTTCCGGGAATAAGGTTGAACTTACGATATCAGCGGCGGCTAGTTTGCAGGATGCGTTTAAGGAAATTCAAGAAAAATTCGAAAAGGAACAGCCCGGCATCAAGCTATCCTTTAATTATGGTGCTTCCGGAGCACTTCAAAAACAAATTGAACAAGGAGCCGCTGCGGATCTCTTTTTCTCGGCTGATGAGGACAAATTTGACCAGCTGCAGGAAAAAGGACTGCTGGATCCGGCAAAAAGTAAAAAGCTGCTCGCCAATGAGCTGGTTTTGGTTGTTCCCAAGGGTGCTAAGATTAAACCTGCGTCTTTACAGGACTTAACCAAAGAAGATATTAAACAGATTGCCATCGGTACTCCGGAATCCGTTCCGGCGGGAGCTTATGCAAAAGAGGCTTTGACGGACCAGCATGTATGGGACAAGATTCAGGCCAAACTTGTTATGGGCAAAGATGTCCGGCAAGTACTGTCTTACGTGGAAACAGGCAATGTAGAGGCAGGTCTGGTTTATTTAACAGATGCCAAATCATCAGATAAAGTAGAGGTGGCGGTAACGGCTTCAGAAGATTCCCACACGCCGATTATTTATCCGGCCGGCATGGCCAAAGAAACGAAGCATGCCAAGGAAGCGGACCTGTTCCTCCAATATACGCAAGGTAAGGAAGCGAAAGAGATTTTTACGAAGTACGGGTTTAAGGTGCAAGGATGAATATGGATTTTTGGTCCCCCATCCAGCTATCTATTCAGGTCTCTCTGCTTTCCACCCTCCTGGCCGGATGTTTAGGTACTTGGGTAGGAAAAGAAATGCAAAGACGCTCTTTCCGGGGGAAATCCGTTTTGGAAACCGTATTACTGCTTCCCCTTGTTCTGCCGCCGACAGTAGTAGGATTTGTTCTTATTGTCTGTTTTGGCAGACAGAGTCCGGTTGGCCGTGGAATTGAGGCATTTTTTGGACATCCTCTCATGTTTACCTGGTGGGCTTCCGTAATAGCTTCTGCTGTGGTAACTTTCCCCCTAATGTATCAGTCAGCCAAAGCCGGATTCGCCTCCACAGACAGACGTGTGGAGGAGGCGGCACGGGTAGACGGGGCTTCTGAATGGAAAGTATTCTGGAACGTAACCTTTCCCCAATCCTCTCCGGCTTTGGCCGGCGGGATTGTATTATGCTTTACAAGGGCACTTGGAGAATTTGGTGCTACTCTGATGTTCGCGGGAAACATTCCCGGACGGACTCAAACGGTTTCCACGGCTATTTACATGGCTTTTGACTCCGGGAATATGCGGTTGGCCTGGAACTGGGTACTGGTGATCGTCTTATTATCTTTCCTTTTGCTTAGCGGTTCAGGATGGATGAACCGGCAGCGGAATTGATTCCGCTGTATTTTTTTGCTTTGGATAGAAGTAAAAAGGATGCGGAAAGGGAAAGGTAAAGGACAACATCAGGTATGGATATTGGAGGAGGGCAGAGAACAGAACATGAAGCTTGATGCATTAATTATTGGAGGAGGCATAGCAGGGCTGCAAGGGGCTATCCAACTCGGCCGTTATGGATACAGGGTACTGGTTGTTGACGCGAATGAAGGGCGCTCCAGCATGTGCCGCTCTTATCATAATATTCTGGGATGGCCGGATGGCATAGGAGGCCCGGAACTCCGGGAATTGGGACGTATGCAGGCAGAACGCCTGGGTGTACGTTTTTTAAGGGGCTGGGCTTCCGATGCACAATCTATACCCGGAGGATTCCGGGTAAAGGTAGAGGGCCAGGAGCTTGAAGCCAAGACAATGCTGCTCGCAACCGGTGTAAAGGACCGCTTTCCCGAACTTCCCGGATTGCGCGGCTGCCTCGGCATAACCATCTATGTCTGCCCGGATTGTGATGCCTATGAAATCCGCGGCCGTTCCACCCTTGTACTTGGCTCCGGAGAAGTAGGTGCCCGTATGGCCCTGACGCTATCAAGATGGACCAACCGGCTGGTTTATCTGAATCACGAACAGAAGCCGGTTTCTGAGAATCTGCTCGGGGAATTGGAGCGTCGGGGCATTTCCCACCTTCCGGAGCAGGCCGAACGGGTCCTGTTGGAACCGGGTTCCTCCGGTCTTTTCCAGGGACTGATTCTCCGCGGCGGGAGGGTAATCGAGGCGGAAAGGGGCTTCATTGCCTTCGGGGGTAATGATGTCCGCTCTGATCTGGCCGCAAAGCTTGGAGCTACTCTCCATCAGAACCGGCACGTAGAGGTTGATCCGCGGACGAAGGAGACGTCTGTTAAGGGACTCTGGGCCGCGGGAGATATCGGAGTCCATGCCGAGCAGGTTACCGTTGCTATGGGGGAAGGGGCGATAGCAGCCATCTGGATGCATAAAGCATTGACTAAAATGGAGGAAGAGGGTTCCTGAGAACAGAGGTTTGAATGGAATACTTCCTTTTCTTACAGGAGGAATTTTCAGTCGTCATGAATGGTCCAGGGAAGACATTCCTTCCTCTCCCCGAAGCAGGCCCAAACACTCAAGTAAAGGAGCATACTCAACCAGGGCTTTTTTTCCGTCCGGGGAAAGTCGGTATGCACCTCTTCCAACCCGTTCAAACCAGCCGTAATGGTTATTCTGGAGAATTCTTTGCGTTTCCGCGTAACCGCTCAGCACCTTCAACTCTCTAGGGCTCATTTTTTCTACACTTTGCAAATGAAAGGCGCATACCAGGGCTTTTTGCCTGTAAGCCGGTACCAGTTTCTGCTTAGTGCTTCCTCCCTGGTTGAAGTCACCAAGTCTGTCCCTGAATTCTTTCGTCAGCCTGTTTAGTTTTCCTTTGCTGTGACGGGGTTTATAGGATTCAGGCTCGCATACGATCCCAACAACCGGTTTTTTCGTTTTATAGAACCTGACTGTCAGTAGGCCAAGCCCCAGACGCCCGCATAAATCCCTTATTTCTGACCATTTGGCTTGATAAGGAGCCTTGCCGTGAGCCGGCAATTCTACAGCCAGATAAACAAGACCAGTGAGCTTTAGCCGGTCGATTCCTTGTAATAATAGAGGAACCGTCAGGCTTTTTTTCAGTTCTACGATTATTGGCGGTCCATCCCCCTTCATGGCAACCAGATCGCAGTGTTTGACCTCTCCTTTGACCTCATATCCCCGCTGTTCCCAAAAATGTTTAACAGGCCCGTATAATTCCGTTTCACTTCGAATCGCCATGCTTTTTCCCAACTTTCCGTGCTGACTTGCTTTCTGCTTGCCAGTATATCATATCTGCCCGCTTTTTATTTTGATCCATAATTACAACCATCTCAAGGTCCTTAAGAAATTTATGCAAATTGCCGGTAAGAGGATGGCCAAATTTCGGGAAACTAATCCTACAAAGATGCATAGGTATGTAGTACGCTTCAAACTGCGGCTATGGAGGCCCCGCTTAAGAAGAGGGTTGATGCAGATGAGAGGAGGTACCCATGGATATTTTCAAGAGAATTTCGGAGTACCGGACGGAGAAGAATCAGCTGGCTTGGTCGGGCACATTTAAAGATTATATAGAGCTTGTACGGAAAAATCCGGCTATTACCATGACTGCGCATGCGCGCGTCTATGAGATGATTGCCTCTCATGGGTTCGAAAAGGAAAACGGATACCTGAGATACAAGTTTTTCGACCAGGAAATCTTCGGACTGAACCG
This Paenibacillus larvae subsp. larvae DNA region includes the following protein-coding sequences:
- the serC gene encoding 3-phosphoserine/phosphohydroxythreonine transaminase; this encodes MGKRAYNFNAGPAALPMEVLEQARDELLDYRGIGMSVMEISHRSAEYEALNEETQQLFAELLGLPARYQVLFLQGGASTQFAMIPMNFLKSGKVGSYAVSGAWAEKALKEAKLFGETEIAASSKEQSFMRMPDLESVKLSPDSAYLHITSNETIEGSQYVSYPETGKIPLIGDLSSDILCRPVDVSKFAFIYAGAQKNLGPSGVTVVILRKDLLEEANSSIPVMFRYETHAKNNSLYNTPPVYSVYIMNLVLKWVKSKGGLVEMEVFNREKTGLIYDVIDRSGGFYKGCVDKGSRSIMNLTFRLQNEELEKQFIKESQQQGFVGLKGHRSVGGLRASTYNAVPYESCKALAEFMQEFQRRNG
- the trmL gene encoding tRNA (uridine(34)/cytosine(34)/5-carboxymethylaminomethyluridine(34)-2'-O)-methyltransferase TrmL encodes the protein MAFHIVLVEPEIPANTGNISRTCAATGTYLHLVRPLGFKTDDKTLKRAGLDYWPSVKLEYHDSFEEVEQKYAGHRFFLATTKASRTYTDFVFRDGDFFVFGKETKGLSPNILGQYPDTKMRLPMSNAVRSLNLSNSAAIVLYEGLRQIDFPGLT
- a CDS encoding AbrB/MazE/SpoVT family DNA-binding domain-containing protein, translating into MKPAGVVRKVDQLGRIVLPKSLRKRYQMNEGDPVEILVQGDHIILERYRPKCVFCGEMDQVSEFKERHICASCLSEMNALKERM
- a CDS encoding helix-turn-helix transcriptional regulator, producing MTEPVSYTTEEVAKRLKVSKLTVYDLMKKGKLPSYRVGRQVRVDAEDLNRYIQSTKTGLPKGRTGISSGDALQPAGTSQKGMAPIIISGQDMSLDLLAKQLESRSNLSFLRAYNGSLTSLMELFYGKAGIVSLHLFDGDTGEYNLPYAKRILTGHSFQVIHLLRRNAGFYVQKGNPLQIHTWEDLKRKDIRIMNRERGSGARVLLDEQLRLQRIYPSGVTGYDQEMTNHIGVATSVSIDKADVGIGIERIASLIPVDFIPLISEQYDLVIPKTPQTEHLLASVQEVLSSQSFKDELRALGGYDLSETGTILYDW
- the modA gene encoding molybdate ABC transporter substrate-binding protein; protein product: MKKKCITFILALVLGVLSILAGACSKSGETDNSSAPASDRPSGNKVELTISAAASLQDAFKEIQEKFEKEQPGIKLSFNYGASGALQKQIEQGAAADLFFSADEDKFDQLQEKGLLDPAKSKKLLANELVLVVPKGAKIKPASLQDLTKEDIKQIAIGTPESVPAGAYAKEALTDQHVWDKIQAKLVMGKDVRQVLSYVETGNVEAGLVYLTDAKSSDKVEVAVTASEDSHTPIIYPAGMAKETKHAKEADLFLQYTQGKEAKEIFTKYGFKVQG
- the modB gene encoding molybdate ABC transporter permease subunit translates to MNMDFWSPIQLSIQVSLLSTLLAGCLGTWVGKEMQRRSFRGKSVLETVLLLPLVLPPTVVGFVLIVCFGRQSPVGRGIEAFFGHPLMFTWWASVIASAVVTFPLMYQSAKAGFASTDRRVEEAARVDGASEWKVFWNVTFPQSSPALAGGIVLCFTRALGEFGATLMFAGNIPGRTQTVSTAIYMAFDSGNMRLAWNWVLVIVLLSFLLLSGSGWMNRQRN
- a CDS encoding NAD(P)/FAD-dependent oxidoreductase, with the protein product MKLDALIIGGGIAGLQGAIQLGRYGYRVLVVDANEGRSSMCRSYHNILGWPDGIGGPELRELGRMQAERLGVRFLRGWASDAQSIPGGFRVKVEGQELEAKTMLLATGVKDRFPELPGLRGCLGITIYVCPDCDAYEIRGRSTLVLGSGEVGARMALTLSRWTNRLVYLNHEQKPVSENLLGELERRGISHLPEQAERVLLEPGSSGLFQGLILRGGRVIEAERGFIAFGGNDVRSDLAAKLGATLHQNRHVEVDPRTKETSVKGLWAAGDIGVHAEQVTVAMGEGAIAAIWMHKALTKMEEEGS
- a CDS encoding DUF2161 family putative PD-(D/E)XK-type phosphodiesterase, whose translation is MAIRSETELYGPVKHFWEQRGYEVKGEVKHCDLVAMKGDGPPIIVELKKSLTVPLLLQGIDRLKLTGLVYLAVELPAHGKAPYQAKWSEIRDLCGRLGLGLLTVRFYKTKKPVVGIVCEPESYKPRHSKGKLNRLTKEFRDRLGDFNQGGSTKQKLVPAYRQKALVCAFHLQSVEKMSPRELKVLSGYAETQRILQNNHYGWFERVGRGAYRLSPDGKKALVEYAPLLECLGLLRGEEGMSSLDHS